A region of Mesorhizobium sp. AR02 DNA encodes the following proteins:
- a CDS encoding HlyD family secretion protein, whose product MNKVLSAAELQPAQPSTVQIPVPAKKRRKPFVMVGAAIAIGVAGWYGFQWWQAGRFLMSTDDAYVGGNVTPLAPRVAGHIDQILVEDNQHVDAGQLIIRIDDRPFKAAVERAQASVQQQQSALDNLRAQVSLQNSLIEQAEADLEAKSAAATFTAQDAKRYEALASTKAGSQQDAQRSLAADGQAKASVAASRAGLAAARQQLDVLNTQISEATAAVLAAKADLDTAELDLGFTQIRAPIDGLVGNRLAQVGTYVSPGSYLLTIVPETGLWVDANFKEDQLRSMADGQAATVYTDIAPDQPLKGHVTSLGPATGAIFSVIPAQNATGNFTKIVQRVPVRITIDPDQARKVALRPGLSTVVTVDTGAH is encoded by the coding sequence ATGAACAAGGTTCTCTCCGCTGCCGAGTTGCAGCCCGCGCAGCCATCGACTGTTCAAATTCCTGTTCCCGCCAAAAAGCGGCGCAAGCCGTTTGTCATGGTAGGCGCCGCGATCGCGATCGGCGTTGCCGGCTGGTATGGCTTTCAGTGGTGGCAGGCCGGCCGTTTCCTGATGTCGACCGACGATGCCTATGTCGGCGGCAACGTCACGCCGCTGGCACCGCGTGTCGCCGGGCATATCGATCAGATCCTCGTCGAGGACAACCAGCATGTCGATGCAGGCCAGCTCATCATCCGCATCGACGACCGGCCTTTCAAGGCGGCGGTGGAGCGTGCGCAGGCTTCCGTCCAGCAGCAGCAATCGGCGCTCGACAATCTGCGCGCCCAGGTCTCGCTGCAGAATTCGCTGATCGAACAGGCTGAAGCTGATCTCGAGGCCAAGAGTGCCGCCGCTACTTTCACCGCGCAGGATGCCAAACGCTATGAGGCGCTTGCCAGCACCAAGGCCGGCTCGCAGCAGGATGCGCAGAGAAGTCTTGCGGCCGACGGCCAGGCCAAAGCGTCGGTCGCCGCCTCCCGCGCGGGGCTCGCCGCCGCCAGGCAACAGCTCGATGTGCTCAACACGCAGATCTCGGAAGCCACCGCCGCGGTTTTAGCCGCCAAGGCCGATCTCGACACGGCTGAACTCGATCTCGGCTTCACGCAGATCCGCGCTCCCATCGACGGCCTCGTCGGCAACCGGCTGGCGCAGGTCGGCACCTATGTCTCGCCGGGCAGTTATCTGCTGACGATCGTTCCGGAGACAGGGCTGTGGGTCGACGCCAATTTCAAGGAAGACCAGTTGCGCAGCATGGCCGACGGACAGGCGGCGACGGTCTATACCGACATTGCGCCCGATCAGCCGCTCAAGGGCCATGTCACCAGCCTGGGGCCGGCGACCGGCGCGATCTTCAGCGTCATTCCGGCGCAGAACGCCACCGGCAATTTCACAAAGATCGTCCAGCGCGTTCCCGTCCGCATCACCATCGACCCGGACCAGGCGCGGAAGGTCGCGCTGCGGCCAGGCCTGTCCACCGTAGTCACGGTCGATACCGGCGCGCACTGA
- a CDS encoding DHA2 family efflux MFS transporter permease subunit produces MPERPQSFFASILPFMVMCVGMFIALLDIQIVASSLQDIGGGLSAAQDQIGWVQTSYLVAEIIVIPLSGWLTRVFSTRWLFTISAAGFTLASMLCGFAWSIESMIVFRALQGLLGASMIPTVFTSSFHYFQGPRRVYAAAVVGSIASIAPTLGPVIGGWITDTLNWHWLFYVNVIPGTIITVLVAALVKIDKADPSLLKGADYIGIVLMAVSLGTAEYVLEEGSRWNWFDDATIRNGAFVAGITMVLFVIRSLTYAQPVVDFRAFGNRNFAIGCFLSFITGIGIFATIYLTPLFLGYVRGYGALQTGLAVFSTGVASMVGVPVYIFLAKRFDTRWLMMFGLASFGASMWSFSAITSQWGAAELLIPQLFRGFPQVFAVAPSVNLGLGSLPPERLKYASGLFNTMRNLGGAVGIAICGAILNDRTNFHFLTITSHLTPQNEAAMRLVDNVAQRYGQLPGAVADGHTASLKQLWALAYREASTMAYADAFLVIMAAFVIATALVPFLRNVTPKAPPPDAH; encoded by the coding sequence ATGCCAGAGCGCCCGCAATCCTTCTTCGCCAGCATCCTGCCATTCATGGTGATGTGCGTGGGGATGTTCATCGCGCTGCTCGACATCCAGATCGTCGCCTCCTCGCTGCAGGATATTGGCGGCGGCCTGTCGGCGGCACAGGATCAGATCGGCTGGGTACAGACGTCCTATCTGGTGGCCGAAATCATCGTCATTCCGCTGTCGGGCTGGCTGACGCGGGTGTTCTCGACACGCTGGCTGTTCACCATCTCGGCGGCCGGTTTCACGCTGGCCAGCATGCTGTGCGGCTTCGCCTGGAGCATCGAAAGCATGATCGTGTTCCGTGCGCTGCAGGGGCTGCTCGGGGCGTCGATGATCCCGACGGTCTTCACCTCGTCGTTCCACTATTTCCAGGGGCCGAGGCGGGTCTACGCAGCCGCGGTGGTCGGCAGCATAGCCTCGATCGCGCCGACGCTCGGCCCCGTTATCGGCGGCTGGATCACCGACACGCTGAACTGGCACTGGCTGTTCTATGTCAACGTCATTCCAGGCACCATCATCACCGTCCTCGTCGCGGCTCTGGTCAAGATCGACAAGGCCGATCCGTCGCTGCTGAAGGGGGCAGACTATATCGGCATCGTGCTGATGGCGGTCAGCCTGGGTACCGCGGAATACGTCCTGGAAGAGGGCTCGCGCTGGAACTGGTTCGACGATGCGACGATCCGCAATGGCGCTTTCGTCGCCGGCATCACCATGGTTCTGTTCGTCATCCGTAGCCTGACCTATGCGCAGCCGGTGGTCGACTTCCGCGCCTTCGGCAACCGCAATTTCGCCATTGGCTGCTTCCTGTCCTTCATCACCGGCATCGGCATCTTCGCCACGATCTATCTGACGCCGCTGTTCCTCGGCTATGTCCGGGGCTACGGCGCCTTGCAGACAGGGCTCGCGGTGTTTTCCACCGGTGTCGCCTCGATGGTCGGCGTTCCTGTCTACATCTTCCTTGCCAAGCGCTTCGACACGCGCTGGCTGATGATGTTCGGGCTGGCCTCCTTCGGCGCGTCGATGTGGAGTTTTAGCGCCATCACCAGCCAGTGGGGTGCTGCCGAGCTTCTGATCCCGCAACTGTTCCGTGGCTTCCCGCAGGTCTTCGCCGTCGCGCCGAGCGTCAATCTCGGCCTCGGCAGCCTGCCGCCCGAACGGCTGAAATATGCCAGCGGCCTGTTCAACACGATGCGCAATCTCGGCGGTGCCGTCGGCATCGCCATTTGCGGCGCCATCCTGAACGACCGCACCAACTTCCATTTCCTGACGATCACCTCGCACCTGACGCCGCAGAACGAGGCCGCGATGCGGCTCGTCGACAATGTCGCGCAGCGCTATGGCCAGTTACCTGGCGCTGTCGCCGATGGTCATACCGCGTCGTTGAAGCAGCTGTGGGCGCTCGCCTATCGCGAGGCATCGACCATGGCCTATGCCGATGCGTTCCTGGTGATCATGGCCGCCTTCGTCATCGCCACGGCGCTGGTTCCGTTCCTGCGCAATGTCACACCGAAGGCGCCGCCTCCGGACGCGCACTGA
- a CDS encoding RNA polymerase sigma factor, producing the protein MTATATIEAVWRIEQPKLTARLARYLRDVGLAEEIAGDAFLLALERWPRDGIPRNPAAWLTEVARNRALDRLRRTTMIDGKHRELAIDLAELEREMPDIEAALDEDIDDDLLRLIFTACHPLLPAEQRAALALRLLGGLSTPEIARAFLVPEATVAQRIVRAKRTLRDAAIPFETPRGQERRERLAAVLEVVYLTFNEGYVATTGPDWLRADLCGEALRLGRSLAALMPDEPEVQGLVSLMELNASRFPARTGRAGEPILLLAQDRSRWNWSLIQRGLDGLNRAMTLTTTPGPYLLQAMIAACHARAVTAADTDWIAISAYYQALALAAPSPIVEINRAVAVGMAFGPAQGLAIVEALKDEPRLKDSHLLPTVRGDLLEKLGRPAEARAAFRQAAQLTSNDRERALLLARAGD; encoded by the coding sequence TTGACGGCCACAGCCACCATCGAAGCGGTCTGGCGGATCGAGCAGCCGAAGCTCACCGCCAGGCTCGCCCGCTATCTCAGGGATGTCGGGCTGGCCGAGGAGATCGCAGGCGATGCCTTCCTGCTGGCGCTGGAGCGCTGGCCCCGGGACGGCATCCCGCGCAATCCGGCCGCCTGGCTGACTGAGGTCGCCAGGAATCGGGCGCTCGACCGGCTGCGCCGCACCACCATGATCGACGGCAAGCATCGCGAACTTGCCATCGACCTCGCCGAGCTGGAGCGCGAGATGCCCGACATCGAGGCGGCGCTCGACGAGGATATTGACGACGATCTTTTGCGGCTGATCTTCACCGCTTGCCATCCCCTATTGCCGGCCGAGCAGCGCGCCGCACTCGCCTTGCGGCTGCTGGGCGGGTTGTCGACGCCGGAGATCGCCCGCGCTTTCCTGGTGCCCGAAGCCACGGTCGCCCAGCGCATCGTGCGCGCCAAGCGGACCCTTCGTGACGCCGCCATCCCGTTCGAGACACCGCGCGGGCAGGAGCGTCGCGAACGCCTCGCCGCCGTGCTGGAGGTGGTCTATCTCACCTTCAACGAGGGCTATGTGGCGACGACGGGGCCGGACTGGCTGCGCGCCGATCTCTGCGGCGAAGCGCTGCGCCTCGGCCGTTCGCTGGCGGCGCTGATGCCTGATGAGCCCGAGGTGCAGGGGCTGGTGTCGCTGATGGAACTCAACGCCTCGCGCTTCCCTGCCCGTACCGGCAGAGCCGGCGAACCGATCCTGCTGCTCGCCCAGGACCGCAGCCGATGGAACTGGTCGCTCATCCAACGCGGCCTCGACGGCCTGAACCGCGCCATGACCCTGACGACCACCCCCGGCCCCTATCTCCTGCAGGCGATGATCGCCGCCTGCCATGCCCGCGCGGTGACCGCCGCCGACACCGACTGGATCGCGATATCGGCATACTATCAAGCCCTGGCCTTGGCGGCCCCCTCGCCCATCGTCGAAATCAACCGGGCGGTGGCCGTCGGCATGGCGTTCGGACCGGCGCAAGGCCTCGCCATCGTCGAAGCGCTGAAGGACGAACCGCGCCTGAAGGACTCGCATCTCTTGCCGACGGTGCGCGGCGATCTCCTGGAGAAACTCGGACGTCCGGCGGAAGCCCGCGCCGCGTTCCGCCAGGCCGCCCAATTGACCAGCAATGACAGGGAGCGTGCGCTATTGCTGGCGCGCGCGGGTGACTAG
- a CDS encoding YciI family protein has translation MRFMMLMIPGGYAEAAPDVMPDAKAVEGMMKYNEELKKAGVLLALDGLHPPSSGARVSFKGGKPVVTDGPFAEVKEVLGGYWVIDVRSREEAIEWARRCPAGENDVIEVRRVFEISEFPEDVQKVAEGFGELKG, from the coding sequence ATGCGGTTCATGATGCTGATGATCCCCGGCGGCTACGCGGAGGCGGCGCCCGATGTCATGCCCGATGCCAAGGCGGTAGAGGGGATGATGAAGTATAATGAGGAGCTGAAGAAGGCCGGCGTGTTGCTGGCGCTCGACGGGCTGCATCCGCCGTCATCGGGCGCGCGGGTCAGCTTCAAAGGCGGCAAGCCCGTTGTCACCGACGGGCCGTTCGCCGAGGTCAAGGAAGTGCTGGGCGGCTATTGGGTGATCGACGTGCGCTCGCGCGAGGAGGCCATCGAATGGGCCCGCCGCTGCCCCGCTGGGGAGAATGACGTGATCGAGGTTCGCCGCGTCTTTGAGATCAGCGAGTTCCCCGAGGACGTCCAGAAGGTGGCGGAAGGTTTTGGCGAGCTGAAGGGTTGA
- a CDS encoding DMT family transporter, with amino-acid sequence MKSSSLAGAISPTIPVLVCVFGIFLLSGMDAAMKVLVIAVGVYNTVLWRSMLATVVAGAGWLAGPRSLPLPSVLKLHALRAAIVGIVLLCFFWGLARLPLAEAIGLSFVAPLFALLLAALLLGERIQRKAIWASLAGITGVVIIVAGQFGHTSYARDALLGTAAVLASTVFYAYNLILARQQALLAKPIEIMLFQNLGVAVMLGLAAPWLAIALPSNLWLPLAGVTALSLAGQFLMSWAYARAEAQYLIPTEYSAFIWAIALGWFFFDEAVTWTTLAGAGLIVASCLIAARSNPRLAEPIEATV; translated from the coding sequence GTGAAATCATCCAGCCTGGCCGGCGCAATCTCCCCCACGATCCCGGTGCTCGTCTGCGTGTTCGGCATCTTCCTGCTCTCCGGCATGGATGCGGCGATGAAGGTGCTGGTCATCGCGGTCGGCGTTTACAACACAGTGCTTTGGCGCAGCATGCTGGCGACCGTGGTCGCGGGCGCGGGCTGGTTGGCAGGGCCGCGCTCGCTTCCTTTACCCTCGGTGCTGAAGCTGCATGCGCTGCGCGCCGCGATTGTCGGCATTGTCCTGCTGTGCTTCTTCTGGGGGCTTGCCAGGCTGCCGCTGGCGGAGGCGATCGGGCTTAGTTTCGTGGCGCCGCTGTTTGCGCTCCTGCTGGCCGCGCTGCTTTTAGGCGAAAGGATACAACGCAAGGCGATCTGGGCCTCGCTGGCCGGCATCACGGGCGTTGTCATCATCGTGGCCGGACAGTTCGGCCACACGAGCTACGCCAGGGATGCCCTGCTCGGCACCGCGGCGGTGCTCGCGTCGACGGTTTTCTACGCCTACAATCTGATCCTCGCCCGGCAACAGGCGCTGTTGGCCAAGCCAATCGAGATCATGCTGTTCCAGAACCTTGGCGTTGCGGTCATGCTTGGTCTTGCGGCACCCTGGCTCGCCATTGCCTTGCCCAGCAATCTCTGGCTTCCGCTCGCAGGCGTAACGGCACTGTCGCTCGCCGGCCAATTCCTGATGAGCTGGGCCTATGCGCGTGCCGAAGCGCAATATCTGATCCCGACGGAATATTCGGCCTTCATCTGGGCGATCGCGCTCGGGTGGTTCTTCTTCGACGAGGCGGTGACCTGGACCACGCTTGCGGGCGCCGGCCTCATCGTGGCCAGCTGCCTGATCGCCGCACGCTCGAACCCCAGACTTGCCGAGCCGATCGAAGCCACGGTTTGA
- a CDS encoding LysR family transcriptional regulator yields the protein MQNFNDLAAFAAVARERSFTRAAAKLGVSPSALSQTIRNLEERVGLRLLTRTTRSVAPTEAGERLLRTLAPRFEEIEAELATLNELREKPAGTVRITAGEHPAISVLQPALKRFLPDYPDVQVEIIVDYGLTDIVAEGYDAGVRMGEQVAKDMVAVRIGPDIRMAVVGSPAYFARFPVPETAHDLAAHKCINMRLPTHGGLFPWGLEKDGREVKVRGDGQLVFNNLGMRLSSALDGLGLAYMPEDQVLPYVSAGRLVRVLEDWCPYFPGYHLYYPSRRHTSPALSLLVDVLRHRNI from the coding sequence ATGCAGAACTTCAACGACCTTGCCGCTTTTGCAGCCGTGGCCCGGGAACGGAGCTTCACGCGTGCCGCAGCAAAGCTCGGTGTGTCACCCTCGGCGCTCAGCCAGACCATCCGCAATCTCGAGGAGCGTGTCGGGCTGCGGCTGCTGACGCGGACCACGCGCAGTGTTGCGCCGACCGAGGCCGGTGAGCGCCTGTTGCGCACCCTGGCGCCCCGCTTCGAGGAGATCGAGGCCGAACTGGCGACCTTGAACGAGCTGCGCGAGAAACCGGCTGGAACCGTGCGCATCACCGCCGGCGAGCACCCGGCGATTTCCGTGCTGCAGCCGGCGCTCAAGCGGTTCTTGCCGGACTATCCGGACGTCCAGGTGGAGATCATCGTTGACTACGGCCTGACCGACATTGTCGCCGAGGGCTACGACGCCGGCGTGCGCATGGGCGAGCAGGTGGCGAAGGACATGGTGGCGGTCCGCATCGGCCCCGACATCCGCATGGCGGTGGTCGGTTCACCGGCCTACTTCGCGCGGTTTCCCGTGCCGGAAACGGCGCACGACCTCGCCGCACACAAATGCATCAACATGCGGCTGCCGACCCACGGTGGATTGTTTCCATGGGGGCTGGAGAAGGACGGCCGGGAGGTCAAGGTACGCGGCGACGGTCAGCTTGTGTTCAACAATCTGGGCATGCGCCTGAGTTCCGCTCTGGATGGCCTGGGGCTTGCTTACATGCCGGAGGACCAGGTCCTCCCCTACGTCTCCGCCGGGCGGCTCGTCCGGGTTCTGGAAGACTGGTGCCCCTATTTCCCTGGTTACCACCTCTACTATCCAAGCCGACGGCACACGTCACCGGCCCTATCCCTGCTGGTGGACGTTCTGCGGCACCGGAATATTTGA
- a CDS encoding aldo/keto reductase codes for MASEHMRMARRGFLSAAGSLAAAPLLAATGSQAQATAQVTGINGTQSLSGRRKLGSLEVSAIGLGVQNMSRTYQTIIPPRPEMINIIRTAFDRGVTFFDAAEAYGPHEVERILGEGVAPFRDRVVITSKFGWNIDLETGKRLPGLNSRPDHIKPAVEGMLKRLRTDRIDLLYQHRVDPQVPIEDVAGAVKDLMAQGKVLHWGLSEMGLKTLRRAHAALPVTAVQSEYSMLWRGPEPEVLPICQELGIGFVPWSPLGVGFLSGAIDANTRFAEGDIRRVETRFAADNLPHNLALVDLLKSWAERKQATPARIALAWLMAQKPWIVPIPGTTQMPHLLDNIGAGSVQFTSDELAELDAAVAAIQIQGARLPDSVLVFSGVEAPEKA; via the coding sequence ATGGCAAGCGAACATATGAGAATGGCGCGCCGTGGCTTTCTGAGCGCGGCGGGAAGCCTGGCGGCGGCGCCGCTTCTCGCCGCCACCGGTTCGCAGGCTCAAGCGACCGCTCAGGTGACAGGCATCAACGGCACACAATCGCTGAGCGGACGGCGCAAGCTCGGCTCGCTGGAGGTCTCCGCCATCGGCCTCGGTGTCCAGAACATGAGCCGGACCTATCAGACAATCATTCCGCCGCGGCCAGAGATGATAAACATCATCCGCACGGCTTTCGACCGGGGCGTCACCTTCTTCGACGCCGCCGAGGCTTACGGTCCCCACGAGGTGGAGCGCATCCTCGGTGAAGGCGTCGCGCCGTTCCGCGACCGCGTGGTGATCACATCGAAGTTCGGCTGGAACATCGACCTGGAAACGGGCAAGCGGCTCCCGGGCCTCAACAGCCGGCCGGATCACATCAAACCAGCGGTCGAGGGCATGCTGAAGCGACTTCGCACCGACCGCATAGATCTGCTTTATCAGCATCGGGTCGATCCGCAGGTTCCGATCGAGGATGTCGCCGGCGCGGTCAAGGACCTGATGGCGCAGGGCAAGGTCTTGCACTGGGGCCTGTCCGAAATGGGACTGAAGACACTGCGCCGGGCGCATGCCGCGCTGCCGGTCACGGCCGTCCAGAGCGAATATTCGATGCTATGGCGCGGACCGGAACCCGAAGTCCTTCCAATTTGCCAGGAACTCGGCATTGGTTTCGTGCCGTGGAGCCCGCTTGGGGTGGGATTCCTGAGCGGCGCCATCGACGCCAACACGCGGTTCGCCGAAGGTGACATCCGCAGGGTGGAGACCCGCTTCGCGGCGGACAACCTGCCGCACAATCTGGCGCTGGTGGACCTGCTTAAGAGCTGGGCCGAGCGGAAGCAGGCCACGCCCGCGCGGATCGCGCTCGCCTGGCTGATGGCTCAGAAACCGTGGATCGTGCCCATTCCCGGCACGACGCAGATGCCGCACCTTCTCGACAATATCGGCGCCGGCTCGGTCCAGTTCACATCGGACGAACTGGCGGAACTCGATGCCGCGGTCGCGGCAATTCAAATCCAGGGTGCACGCCTTCCCGATAGCGTCCTGGTGTTCTCCGGCGTGGAAGCGCCGGAGAAGGCCTGA
- a CDS encoding aldo/keto reductase: MKTRKIGDLEVSALGLGCMSMSSAYGPPADKAEMIKLIRAAHDRGVTLFDTAEAYGPFANEELVGEALVPIRDQVAIATKFGFDIDLVTGARSGGTNSRPEHIRQVAEASLKRLKTDRIDIFYQHRVDPDVPIEDVAGALKDLIAQGKVKHWGLSEAGTQTIRRAYAVQPLAAIQSEYSLFYRGAEAEILPLCEELGIGFVPFSPLGAGFLTGKIDENTKFDATDFRNLVPRFSPEARKANMALVEVVKSVAGRIGATPAQVALAWLLAQKPWIVPIPGTTKLHRLEENLGAVDVTLTVQDLRELADALAKIEVRGERLPEAGLKMTGL, from the coding sequence ATGAAAACCAGAAAAATCGGGGACCTCGAGGTTTCCGCCCTCGGCCTCGGCTGCATGAGCATGAGCTCCGCGTATGGGCCACCTGCCGACAAGGCCGAGATGATCAAATTGATCCGCGCCGCCCATGATCGCGGTGTCACCCTGTTCGATACGGCCGAAGCCTATGGACCCTTTGCCAATGAGGAACTCGTGGGCGAGGCTCTAGTCCCCATTCGCGACCAGGTGGCCATAGCCACCAAGTTCGGCTTCGACATCGATCTCGTGACAGGTGCCCGCAGCGGCGGCACCAACAGCCGGCCTGAGCACATCAGGCAGGTGGCGGAGGCCAGCCTCAAGCGGCTGAAAACCGACCGCATCGACATCTTCTACCAGCATCGTGTCGACCCCGATGTGCCGATCGAGGATGTGGCGGGTGCCCTCAAGGACCTCATCGCCCAAGGCAAGGTCAAGCATTGGGGGCTGTCGGAAGCGGGTACCCAGACCATTCGCCGCGCATATGCGGTGCAGCCGCTCGCGGCCATCCAGAGTGAATATTCCCTGTTCTATCGCGGCGCGGAAGCTGAGATCCTGCCGTTATGCGAGGAACTCGGCATCGGCTTTGTCCCGTTCAGCCCGCTGGGTGCGGGATTCCTGACCGGCAAGATCGACGAGAACACCAAGTTCGACGCTACGGATTTCCGCAACCTTGTGCCTCGCTTCTCGCCGGAGGCGCGCAAGGCCAACATGGCGCTGGTCGAGGTCGTGAAATCCGTCGCCGGGCGCATAGGAGCCACGCCCGCCCAGGTCGCGCTCGCCTGGCTGCTCGCGCAGAAGCCCTGGATCGTTCCGATCCCCGGCACCACCAAACTGCACCGTCTGGAGGAGAACCTCGGCGCGGTCGACGTCACGCTCACGGTGCAGGACCTGCGGGAACTCGCCGACGCTCTGGCGAAGATCGAGGTTCGGGGCGAACGTTTGCCCGAAGCGGGACTGAAGATGACCGGCCTGTGA
- a CDS encoding flavodoxin, translating to MTDTDKPTRRDILMSSLLLPLTAGVAASTEEAEAASSADGKSLVAFFTRSGNTSVIAGQLSRALPAELFEIAPATPYPADYFETVEQARRERDRGYRPPLRSQLPSMAAYATVFLGFPIWGETAPPVIRSFLALHDLAGKTIVPFITHGGFGPGDSLDVVASHAPQSRLVKGFTMQGPQERQTIERVAQWLNTLDVD from the coding sequence GTGACCGATACTGACAAGCCGACCCGACGGGACATCCTCATGTCATCGCTGCTACTGCCACTCACGGCCGGGGTCGCGGCATCGACCGAAGAGGCCGAAGCCGCATCGTCGGCCGACGGCAAGTCGCTGGTGGCGTTCTTCACGCGGAGCGGGAATACAAGTGTCATCGCCGGGCAGCTCAGCCGTGCCTTGCCGGCCGAACTGTTCGAGATCGCGCCGGCCACGCCTTACCCGGCCGACTATTTCGAGACCGTCGAGCAAGCGCGGCGGGAGCGCGATCGTGGCTACCGACCGCCGCTCCGGTCGCAGCTTCCGAGCATGGCGGCTTATGCCACCGTGTTTCTGGGGTTCCCGATTTGGGGCGAGACCGCCCCGCCTGTCATACGCTCTTTCCTCGCGTTGCACGACCTGGCGGGAAAAACCATCGTCCCGTTCATCACGCATGGCGGCTTTGGCCCGGGTGACAGCCTGGACGTTGTGGCCAGCCACGCCCCACAATCCCGCCTGGTCAAGGGCTTCACCATGCAAGGGCCGCAGGAACGCCAGACCATCGAGCGCGTCGCCCAGTGGCTGAACACGTTGGATGTTGATTAG